In Gemmata obscuriglobus, a single genomic region encodes these proteins:
- a CDS encoding 3-keto-disaccharide hydrolase: protein MLRSLLAGLLATGLVVTAGSPDSTAQDKKDPPKKKTRIAINEPKEAVKDPDFAVQGEYEGTIPNGGGVGVQVIAKGDGAFAVKMFVGGLPGAGWDGKSVLAGTAETKNGKTVATLKTGDKTVTAVIGEGTFAVDGSGSSGVLKKVERKSKTLGEKAPAGAVVLFGGEGDEKNWNGGKLVTLSDGKFLDVGVTSKQKFGAFKAHVEFRLPWMPNSTGQGRGNSGVYFQNRYECQVLDSFGLAGENNECGGIYTQHKPLVNMCLPPLVWQTYDIEFTPAVFGDGKKTKNGRATVYHNGVKIHDDIEFPKECPGGQKETAEPGPFQFQNHGDPVVFRNVWVVEVK, encoded by the coding sequence GCTCGCCACGGGCCTCGTCGTTACGGCCGGCTCTCCGGACTCGACGGCTCAGGACAAGAAGGACCCGCCCAAGAAGAAGACCCGCATCGCCATCAACGAGCCGAAAGAGGCGGTGAAAGACCCCGACTTCGCCGTCCAGGGCGAGTATGAGGGGACGATCCCCAACGGCGGCGGCGTTGGCGTCCAGGTGATCGCGAAAGGCGACGGGGCGTTCGCTGTCAAGATGTTTGTGGGCGGGTTGCCCGGGGCGGGTTGGGACGGCAAGTCCGTTCTCGCCGGCACCGCCGAAACGAAGAACGGTAAGACGGTCGCGACCCTGAAAACCGGCGACAAGACGGTGACGGCCGTCATCGGCGAGGGCACGTTCGCCGTTGACGGAAGCGGGAGCAGTGGCGTGCTCAAGAAGGTGGAGCGCAAGTCGAAGACGCTGGGCGAGAAGGCGCCGGCCGGGGCCGTCGTGCTGTTCGGCGGCGAGGGCGACGAGAAGAACTGGAACGGCGGGAAGCTGGTCACGCTCTCGGACGGCAAGTTCCTCGACGTGGGCGTAACGAGCAAGCAGAAGTTCGGCGCGTTCAAGGCGCACGTCGAGTTCCGGCTGCCGTGGATGCCGAACAGCACCGGCCAGGGCCGCGGGAACAGCGGGGTGTACTTCCAGAACCGGTACGAGTGCCAGGTGCTCGACAGCTTCGGGCTCGCGGGCGAGAACAACGAGTGCGGCGGCATCTACACGCAGCACAAGCCGCTGGTGAACATGTGCCTGCCGCCGCTGGTATGGCAGACCTACGACATCGAGTTCACCCCGGCCGTGTTCGGCGACGGGAAGAAGACCAAGAACGGCCGCGCCACCGTGTACCACAACGGGGTGAAGATCCACGACGACATCGAGTTCCCGAAGGAGTGCCCGGGCGGCCAGAAGGAAACGGCCGAGCCGGGGCCGTTCCAGTTCCAGAACCACGGCGACCCGGTCGTGTTCCGCAACGTGTGGGTGGTCGAGGTGAAGTGA
- a CDS encoding DUF1559 domain-containing protein, whose protein sequence is MKRFGFTLIEALVVIAILAVLIGLLLPAVQKVRAAATRHKSVNNLRQIALGLHNAASDHDSRLPSLRPTAGSVNPLSDSIFDFLLPYVEQNNLYANRSALPFAYACRIYQSPADPTLADEGYRTVTVTSYPVNAWVFDGMPSLKSSIPDGTSSTVMIGERYGVCGSTLIMYTETDAHAFTHRASIADGGPVGGGHNLGDVYPITRGSPPETVGSEPLWTFQAAPRPGYCDPALAQTPHHSGMLATMADGSVRTISPSVSPTAYWAMVTPAGGEVVAE, encoded by the coding sequence GTGAAACGATTCGGATTTACGCTGATCGAGGCGCTGGTGGTGATCGCCATCCTCGCCGTACTGATTGGGCTCCTCCTTCCCGCCGTCCAAAAAGTCCGGGCCGCCGCAACCCGCCACAAGAGCGTTAACAACCTGCGGCAAATCGCTCTGGGCCTGCACAACGCCGCGTCCGATCACGACTCCCGGCTGCCCTCCTTGCGCCCGACGGCCGGGAGCGTTAACCCGTTGTCTGATTCGATCTTCGACTTTCTGCTCCCCTACGTCGAGCAGAACAACTTGTACGCCAACCGGTCGGCGCTACCGTTCGCTTACGCGTGCAGAATCTACCAGAGCCCGGCGGACCCGACCCTGGCGGACGAGGGCTACCGCACGGTTACGGTGACGAGCTACCCGGTTAACGCCTGGGTGTTCGACGGGATGCCGTCGCTCAAGTCCTCGATCCCCGATGGGACCTCCTCAACCGTGATGATCGGCGAACGGTACGGCGTCTGTGGGTCCACGTTGATCATGTACACGGAAACGGACGCCCACGCGTTCACGCACCGCGCGTCCATCGCGGACGGCGGCCCCGTTGGAGGGGGCCATAACCTCGGGGACGTTTATCCGATCACCCGCGGGTCGCCCCCGGAGACAGTCGGAAGTGAGCCCCTGTGGACATTCCAGGCGGCGCCGCGCCCGGGGTATTGCGATCCCGCGCTGGCTCAGACGCCGCACCACAGCGGGATGCTCGCCACGATGGCGGACGGGAGCGTCCGAACGATCTCCCCGAGCGTTTCGCCGACGGCTTACTGGGCGATGGTTACTCCGGCCGGCGGCGAGGTTGTAGCCGAGTAA
- a CDS encoding pyridoxamine 5'-phosphate oxidase family protein, which yields MATTPDNKLRELLEEFGLAMLVTRAADGQLHGRPMALAEVEPDGTLWFATDRHSGKMDELARDGHVVVTMQSRTKFVSLSGTAAPVEDRAKVAQLWKVEWKVWFPGGKDDPNIVLLRVDGKTGEYWDNSGTSGVKYLIEAGRALITGSRPEVGSDPKVHGKVSL from the coding sequence ATGGCCACCACACCCGACAACAAGCTCCGGGAACTGCTCGAAGAGTTCGGCCTCGCAATGCTGGTCACCCGTGCCGCGGACGGCCAGTTGCACGGCCGCCCGATGGCCCTCGCCGAGGTCGAACCGGACGGGACGCTCTGGTTCGCCACCGACCGGCACTCCGGAAAAATGGACGAACTCGCGCGGGACGGGCACGTCGTCGTGACGATGCAGTCGCGCACCAAGTTCGTCTCGCTGAGCGGAACCGCGGCCCCGGTCGAGGACCGCGCGAAGGTCGCGCAGCTCTGGAAGGTGGAGTGGAAGGTGTGGTTCCCGGGCGGCAAGGACGACCCCAACATCGTGCTGCTCCGCGTGGACGGCAAGACCGGTGAGTACTGGGACAACAGCGGCACCAGCGGGGTGAAGTACCTGATCGAAGCCGGCCGGGCGCTCATCACCGGCTCGCGCCCCGAGGTGGGCAGCGATCCGAAGGTCCACGGCAAGGTCTCGCTGTAG
- the gatC gene encoding Asp-tRNA(Asn)/Glu-tRNA(Gln) amidotransferase subunit GatC — protein MSLSLEQVAKVAKLARLEMSDADLARMQQQLSAILDYIDQLNQLNTDGVEPLAHPLPVQNVFRPDTPVPSLPAAAALQNAPSKILDKDSGYFGVPAVFDTDEPVSH, from the coding sequence ATGTCCCTTTCTCTTGAACAAGTTGCGAAGGTCGCGAAGCTGGCGCGGCTCGAGATGTCCGACGCGGACCTCGCGCGGATGCAGCAGCAGCTCTCCGCCATCCTCGACTACATCGACCAGCTCAACCAACTGAACACCGACGGCGTCGAGCCGCTCGCGCACCCGCTGCCGGTGCAGAACGTGTTCCGGCCGGACACGCCGGTGCCGTCGCTGCCCGCGGCGGCGGCGCTCCAGAACGCCCCCAGCAAGATACTGGACAAGGACTCCGGATACTTCGGCGTGCCCGCGGTGTTCGACACCGACGAGCCCGTCAGCCACTGA
- the gatA gene encoding Asp-tRNA(Asn)/Glu-tRNA(Gln) amidotransferase subunit GatA → MSLIEKTATELLALQSAGKASALEIADAFLASAAAREPKLKSFTLPPDADAVRAAAKAVDAKRAKGEPLGRLAGVPVAVKDVLCTKGVRTTCSSKMLANFVPPYDADAVERLKGADAVVFGKTNMDEFAMGSSTENSAFQATRNPWDVERIPGGSSGGSAAVVAGCQAPLSLGTDTGGSIRQPAALCGIVGLKPTYGRVSRYGLIAFASSLDQVGPFTHDVTDCALMMEAIAGHDARDSTSVAEPVPHYTRTVNDPVKGLRIGVPKEFFGQGLDPEVEAAVRGALKEYEKLGATLVDVSLPHSPYALAAYYIVAPAEASSNLARFDGMHYGHRTATKGDLIATYSKSRGEGFGPEVQRRIILGTYVLSSGYKDAYYLKALKVRRLVKKDFDEAFKTCDVVMGPTTPTAAFKAGEKSDDPLALYLSDVYTVSCNLAGIPGLSMPCGFTQAGLPIGLQLLGAPFEEEKLLRVARMYEAATAWHTRRPVV, encoded by the coding sequence ATGTCCCTCATCGAGAAGACCGCGACCGAGCTGCTCGCCCTCCAGAGCGCGGGGAAGGCCAGCGCGCTCGAGATCGCCGACGCGTTCCTCGCGTCCGCCGCGGCGCGCGAGCCGAAGCTCAAGTCCTTCACCCTGCCGCCGGACGCCGACGCCGTGCGCGCCGCCGCGAAGGCCGTCGACGCGAAGCGGGCCAAGGGCGAGCCGCTGGGCCGCCTCGCCGGCGTGCCCGTGGCCGTGAAGGACGTGCTCTGCACCAAGGGCGTCCGCACCACCTGCTCCAGCAAGATGCTGGCGAACTTCGTCCCGCCCTACGACGCCGACGCGGTCGAGCGGCTCAAGGGGGCGGACGCGGTCGTGTTCGGCAAGACGAACATGGACGAGTTCGCGATGGGCTCGTCCACCGAGAACAGCGCGTTCCAGGCCACCCGCAACCCGTGGGACGTGGAGCGCATCCCCGGCGGCTCGTCGGGCGGCAGCGCCGCCGTGGTCGCCGGGTGCCAGGCCCCGCTCTCGCTCGGGACCGACACCGGCGGCTCGATCCGCCAGCCGGCGGCGCTGTGCGGCATCGTCGGGCTGAAGCCCACCTACGGGCGCGTGTCGCGGTACGGGCTGATCGCGTTCGCCAGCTCGCTCGACCAGGTCGGGCCGTTCACGCACGACGTGACCGACTGCGCGCTGATGATGGAGGCCATCGCCGGCCACGACGCGCGCGACAGCACGAGCGTCGCGGAGCCGGTGCCGCACTACACCCGGACCGTCAACGACCCCGTGAAGGGGCTCCGGATCGGGGTGCCGAAGGAGTTCTTCGGCCAGGGGCTCGACCCGGAGGTGGAGGCGGCCGTCCGCGGCGCGCTGAAGGAGTACGAAAAGCTCGGCGCGACGCTCGTGGACGTGTCGCTGCCGCACAGCCCGTACGCGCTGGCGGCGTACTACATCGTCGCCCCGGCGGAGGCGTCGAGCAACCTCGCGCGGTTCGACGGGATGCACTACGGGCACCGCACCGCGACCAAGGGCGACCTGATCGCCACCTACTCCAAGTCGCGCGGCGAGGGGTTCGGGCCGGAGGTGCAGCGCCGCATCATCCTCGGCACCTACGTGCTGTCGAGCGGGTACAAGGACGCCTACTACCTGAAGGCGCTGAAGGTGCGCCGGCTCGTGAAGAAGGACTTCGACGAGGCGTTCAAGACCTGCGACGTGGTGATGGGGCCGACCACCCCGACCGCGGCGTTCAAGGCGGGCGAGAAGTCGGACGACCCGCTGGCGCTGTACCTGTCGGACGTGTACACGGTGTCGTGCAACCTGGCGGGCATCCCGGGGCTGAGCATGCCGTGCGGGTTCACGCAGGCCGGGCTCCCGATCGGGCTGCAACTGCTCGGCGCCCCGTTCGAGGAGGAGAAGCTCCTGCGGGTCGCGCGGATGTACGAGGCCGCGACCGCGTGGCACACCCGCCGCCCGGTGGTGTGA
- a CDS encoding glycosyltransferase family 4 protein: MTAKPRVLAATSEPPWPLNSGGHIRSFHLMKALAAATDFRLVCPVGPDQAASVEALQKAGIAVRPAAVPARSKWSEAKRLLGAALKAEPYVMYRRHAWAEAARVWEHELKTAPPDVLYLDHLDGLLYRAAAPAVPAVIDLHNVYSLLVRRTAEEQTSPLKGAFLQGEAKRIDRAERRAARECDALFAVSDTEAGHFRALGAKAVHTVPNGVDCSALADLPTGRGGPPVVMFLGTMSWGPNAAAARFLARDVLPALRARVPDAVLAVVGRDPPADLLALNGSPGIEVTGGVPDVKPYLLRASALAVPLDAGGGTRLKILEAFAAGLPVVSTAVGAEGIAAEPGTHFVLAERPAFADATAKLLADAVEGARMADRARELARATYDWPQIGRKAAEVVAGLVKR, encoded by the coding sequence GTGACCGCGAAGCCCCGCGTACTGGCGGCCACCAGTGAGCCGCCGTGGCCGCTCAACTCCGGCGGCCACATCCGCAGCTTTCACCTGATGAAGGCGCTCGCCGCCGCCACCGACTTCCGGCTGGTGTGCCCGGTCGGTCCGGACCAGGCCGCCAGCGTCGAGGCGCTTCAGAAGGCCGGGATCGCCGTGCGCCCGGCGGCCGTGCCGGCGCGATCGAAGTGGTCCGAAGCGAAGCGCCTGCTCGGCGCCGCTCTGAAAGCCGAACCATACGTGATGTACCGGCGGCACGCATGGGCCGAAGCCGCCCGCGTGTGGGAGCACGAACTCAAGACGGCGCCGCCGGACGTGCTGTACCTCGACCACCTCGACGGGCTCCTGTACCGCGCCGCGGCGCCGGCCGTGCCCGCCGTCATCGACCTGCACAACGTCTACTCGCTGCTCGTGCGCCGCACCGCCGAGGAACAAACCAGCCCTCTGAAGGGCGCGTTCCTTCAGGGCGAGGCGAAGCGGATCGACCGCGCCGAGCGCCGTGCGGCCCGGGAGTGCGACGCGCTCTTCGCGGTGTCCGACACCGAGGCCGGGCACTTTCGCGCGCTCGGGGCGAAAGCCGTTCACACCGTTCCGAACGGCGTCGATTGCTCCGCGCTGGCGGACCTCCCGACCGGGCGCGGCGGCCCGCCGGTGGTGATGTTCCTGGGGACGATGTCCTGGGGGCCGAACGCGGCGGCGGCGCGGTTCCTCGCGCGCGACGTGCTGCCCGCGCTGCGCGCCCGCGTCCCGGACGCGGTTCTCGCCGTCGTCGGCCGCGACCCGCCCGCGGATCTGCTCGCGCTCAACGGCTCGCCGGGGATCGAAGTGACCGGCGGCGTGCCGGACGTGAAGCCGTACCTGTTGCGTGCGTCGGCACTGGCGGTGCCGCTCGACGCCGGCGGCGGTACGCGGCTGAAGATCCTCGAAGCGTTCGCCGCCGGGCTGCCGGTCGTCAGCACGGCCGTCGGCGCGGAAGGGATCGCCGCCGAACCCGGGACGCACTTCGTGCTCGCCGAACGGCCGGCGTTCGCCGACGCGACCGCGAAACTACTTGCCGACGCGGTGGAAGGTGCCAGGATGGCGGACCGGGCGCGGGAGCTGGCCCGTGCGACCTACGACTGGCCGCAGATCGGCCGCAAGGCGGCGGAAGTGGTTGCGGGACTGGTAAAGCGGTAA
- a CDS encoding acyltransferase — protein MSSPVIHVPPSAAPSPLKRAAKGAARLAALVGVSPVLASFWLSAAVRGRGPALESRSQLLSLWPGLTGQYLRRAFLERVLARCHPSVCVEFGTFFSQPGAMLDENVYVGPRCTLGLVHLERDVLLAANVQIPSGGMTHYFDDPTKPIREQGGERKLVTVGAGAWVGSGAIVLADVGKGTVVAAGSVVTKPLPDNVIAAGVPAKVIRKRFEAPAEGEA, from the coding sequence ATGAGTTCGCCGGTCATCCACGTTCCGCCTTCGGCCGCCCCGTCCCCGCTCAAGCGCGCCGCGAAAGGGGCGGCCCGGCTCGCGGCACTCGTGGGCGTGTCGCCGGTGCTGGCGTCGTTCTGGCTCAGCGCCGCGGTCCGCGGGCGCGGGCCGGCGCTCGAGTCCCGCTCGCAGCTCCTCTCGCTCTGGCCGGGGCTGACCGGGCAGTACCTCCGGCGGGCGTTCCTCGAACGGGTGCTCGCCCGCTGCCACCCGTCGGTGTGCGTCGAGTTCGGCACCTTCTTCTCGCAGCCGGGCGCGATGCTCGATGAGAACGTGTACGTCGGCCCGCGGTGTACCCTGGGGCTGGTTCACCTGGAACGCGACGTGCTGCTCGCCGCCAACGTGCAGATCCCCTCGGGGGGAATGACGCACTACTTCGACGACCCCACCAAGCCGATCCGCGAGCAGGGCGGCGAGCGCAAGCTCGTGACCGTCGGGGCAGGGGCGTGGGTGGGGAGCGGGGCGATCGTTCTCGCCGATGTGGGGAAGGGGACGGTGGTCGCGGCCGGCTCGGTCGTGACGAAACCGCTGCCCGACAACGTGATCGCGGCGGGCGTGCCGGCCAAGGTGATCCGCAAGCGGTTCGAGGCCCCGGCGGAGGGCGAGGCGTGA
- a CDS encoding glycosyltransferase — protein sequence MSPVRVAFVVHVMQVAGAEVLVRETIRRLGGRIRPTVFCLDAVGRIGEELLAEGVDLVCFHRKPGRDWRVSQRIAAAIRERGVEVVHAHQYTPFFYSALAKPLCGFRPKLILTEHGRHYPDRVSPLRRAVNRLALDHLADAVTACCAFSARGLCRTDGFAGARIAVIENGIEVDRYGPPADKDVAKEEVGLEPERRYLIHVARHHPVKDQKTLIRGFAAAVPDLPGVDLLMVGDGPLRNELEALAVELRVPDRVRFLGIRTDIPDLMRAADAFALTSLSEAASLTLLEAMASALPAVVTAVGGNPEIVRHEQEGLLFPRGDAAGCADAIRRLFRAPDFAARLGANGRARAVERYQLARTVDEYYKLYARLATS from the coding sequence GTGAGCCCCGTTCGGGTCGCGTTCGTCGTCCACGTGATGCAGGTGGCCGGCGCGGAGGTGCTCGTCCGCGAGACGATCCGCCGGCTCGGGGGCCGCATCCGGCCGACCGTCTTCTGCCTCGACGCGGTCGGCCGCATCGGCGAGGAACTGTTGGCCGAGGGCGTCGACCTCGTGTGCTTCCACCGCAAGCCGGGGCGCGACTGGCGCGTGAGTCAGCGCATCGCCGCGGCGATCCGAGAGCGGGGCGTCGAGGTGGTTCACGCCCACCAGTACACGCCGTTCTTCTACTCCGCGCTGGCGAAGCCGCTGTGCGGGTTCCGGCCGAAGCTGATCCTCACCGAGCACGGCCGCCACTACCCGGACCGCGTGTCGCCGCTCCGCCGCGCCGTGAACCGGCTCGCGCTCGACCACCTCGCCGACGCCGTGACGGCGTGCTGCGCGTTCAGCGCGCGCGGGCTGTGCCGCACCGACGGGTTCGCCGGCGCCCGGATCGCGGTCATCGAGAACGGCATCGAGGTGGACCGGTACGGCCCGCCCGCGGACAAGGACGTGGCGAAGGAAGAGGTCGGGCTGGAGCCCGAGCGCCGGTACCTGATCCACGTCGCCCGGCACCACCCGGTGAAGGACCAGAAGACGCTGATCCGCGGGTTCGCGGCGGCCGTCCCGGACCTGCCGGGGGTCGATCTCCTGATGGTCGGGGACGGGCCGCTCCGGAACGAGCTGGAGGCCCTGGCGGTGGAGCTGCGCGTCCCGGACCGCGTGCGGTTCCTGGGCATCCGCACCGACATCCCCGACCTGATGCGGGCCGCCGACGCGTTCGCGCTGACCTCCCTGAGCGAGGCGGCGTCGCTGACCCTGCTCGAAGCGATGGCGAGCGCGCTGCCGGCCGTCGTGACCGCCGTCGGGGGCAACCCGGAGATCGTGCGGCACGAGCAAGAGGGGTTGTTGTTCCCGCGCGGCGACGCCGCCGGCTGTGCGGACGCGATCCGCCGCCTGTTCCGCGCGCCCGACTTCGCGGCCCGGCTGGGTGCCAACGGCCGCGCCCGGGCGGTGGAGCGCTACCAACTGGCCCGGACCGTTGACGAGTACTACAAGCTGTACGCCCGGCTCGCAACAAGTTGA
- a CDS encoding O-antigen ligase family protein: MKQLVFMAVTMFLGTAGTVVLSPVYGIAVYYMYAVLRPQAIWDWVEYSGLRLSEENWSFPVAVVTLAVTVLWRLKLWTPFAASTPPWYGNPKLTRSHVLFLAFTAWISLTYVTARHPDVSWPYFLEYVKIFAMFLCATLVLRTVRELWTLYFVVLACAVYIAYEINFFYFSAGWLMLATRGYGGLDNNGAALIFAMAVPLCFFAWEASARWWRWAYLAVIPILLHAVLLSFSRGAMLSLCVTAVPMFMRARNKRFVGVIYAIGACLVVAMAGKEIQERFFSISNHGMDESANSRKVTWGIAIQMANENPLFGMGIRNSNLYTFQYGADMEGRTIHSQYLQTAADSGWVALALYVGLLASAFVGLWQTRRALRPYTDPETLKIKSLAAGLECALVLFCFGALFLSLEHFEMPYICVLMAVQLHAITRAVAAKLNPAPSGLPPLTMPYPYPAVSRPVAVPS; this comes from the coding sequence ATGAAGCAACTGGTGTTCATGGCGGTGACAATGTTCCTGGGGACGGCCGGCACGGTCGTGCTGTCCCCGGTGTACGGCATCGCCGTTTACTACATGTACGCCGTGCTCCGGCCGCAGGCGATCTGGGACTGGGTGGAGTACTCCGGGCTCCGCCTCTCGGAGGAGAACTGGTCGTTCCCGGTCGCGGTGGTCACGCTCGCCGTCACCGTGCTGTGGCGGCTCAAGCTGTGGACCCCGTTCGCCGCGTCCACCCCGCCCTGGTACGGCAACCCGAAGCTGACCCGCAGCCACGTGCTGTTCCTCGCGTTCACCGCGTGGATCAGCCTCACCTACGTCACCGCGCGGCACCCGGACGTGTCCTGGCCGTACTTCCTCGAGTACGTCAAGATCTTCGCGATGTTCCTGTGCGCCACGCTGGTGCTCCGCACGGTCCGCGAGCTGTGGACCCTGTACTTCGTCGTGCTGGCGTGCGCGGTGTACATCGCCTACGAGATCAACTTCTTCTACTTCTCCGCGGGGTGGCTGATGCTGGCCACCCGCGGGTACGGCGGGCTGGACAACAACGGGGCCGCGCTCATCTTCGCGATGGCGGTGCCGCTGTGCTTCTTCGCGTGGGAGGCCAGCGCCCGGTGGTGGCGGTGGGCGTACCTGGCGGTGATCCCGATCCTGCTGCACGCGGTGCTGCTGTCGTTCTCGCGCGGGGCCATGCTGTCGCTGTGCGTGACCGCCGTGCCGATGTTCATGCGGGCGCGGAACAAGCGGTTCGTCGGGGTGATTTACGCCATCGGGGCCTGCCTCGTGGTGGCGATGGCCGGCAAGGAGATCCAGGAGCGGTTCTTCTCGATCAGCAACCACGGGATGGACGAGAGCGCCAACTCCCGCAAGGTGACGTGGGGCATCGCGATCCAGATGGCGAACGAGAACCCGCTGTTCGGGATGGGGATCCGCAACTCGAACCTGTACACGTTCCAGTACGGGGCCGACATGGAGGGCCGCACGATCCACAGCCAGTACCTCCAGACCGCCGCGGACAGCGGCTGGGTGGCGCTCGCGCTGTACGTCGGGCTGCTGGCGTCGGCGTTCGTCGGGCTCTGGCAGACGCGGCGGGCACTGCGGCCGTACACCGACCCCGAGACGCTCAAGATCAAGTCGCTGGCCGCCGGGCTGGAGTGCGCGCTGGTCCTGTTCTGCTTCGGGGCGCTGTTCCTGTCGCTCGAACACTTCGAGATGCCGTACATCTGCGTGCTGATGGCGGTGCAGTTGCACGCCATCACCCGGGCGGTGGCGGCGAAGCTGAACCCCGCCCCGTCCGGGCTGCCGCCGCTCACGATGCCGTACCCGTACCCGGCCGTCTCGCGGCCCGTGGCGGTGCCGTCGTGA
- a CDS encoding L-lactate MFS transporter produces MSVPARAWAVTAAGTAVNLCLGILYGWSVWKAALVPKDKALYGQPMTGTNAGWTYLSNSEGNLAYAVCGVTFALFMIPGGRLQDRYGAKLGATLGGLFLALGCVVAGVLKSFEGLVLGFGVLGGIGMGLGYAAATPAAVKWFHSSRRGLIVGLVVAGYGAAAVYISPLADYLITAHGLTGSFVGLGVLFAVVVVVAGQLLAPPPAGYVAPGPAQAAAAPAAPRGADFGAKQMLATWQFYLLVFLFVGSAQSGLLVIANAKSFLNDAAEGGSFFARNGWVLVTFIGVVNALGRVGTGQYSDRVGRLNAYALNGAVSAVCLLATPWVIAEKNVAFLFVVIGVMAWQYGGTLAVLPAVTADYYGAKNLGLNYGLVFTGWGIAFFVPQLASAIKDATDRWDGAFYLSAGLLVAAVLVSRIIRKPVSVAPAA; encoded by the coding sequence ATGTCGGTTCCGGCGCGGGCGTGGGCGGTGACGGCCGCCGGTACGGCCGTCAACCTGTGCCTCGGCATCCTCTACGGTTGGAGCGTGTGGAAGGCCGCGCTCGTGCCGAAAGACAAGGCGCTGTACGGGCAGCCCATGACCGGCACCAACGCCGGGTGGACGTACCTCTCCAACTCCGAAGGGAACCTGGCCTACGCGGTGTGCGGGGTGACGTTCGCGCTGTTCATGATCCCCGGCGGGCGCCTCCAGGACCGCTACGGCGCGAAGCTCGGCGCCACCCTCGGCGGGCTGTTCCTCGCGCTCGGGTGCGTCGTCGCGGGCGTGCTGAAGAGCTTCGAGGGGCTGGTGCTCGGGTTCGGGGTGCTCGGCGGCATCGGGATGGGGCTGGGGTACGCCGCCGCCACGCCCGCCGCGGTGAAGTGGTTCCACAGCAGCCGGCGCGGGCTGATCGTCGGGCTGGTGGTCGCGGGGTACGGCGCCGCCGCGGTGTACATTTCGCCGCTCGCGGACTATCTCATCACGGCCCACGGCCTCACGGGCAGCTTCGTGGGGCTGGGCGTGCTGTTCGCGGTGGTGGTGGTCGTCGCCGGGCAGTTGCTCGCGCCGCCGCCCGCGGGGTACGTGGCGCCCGGGCCGGCGCAAGCGGCCGCGGCGCCGGCGGCGCCCCGGGGGGCCGATTTCGGCGCGAAGCAAATGCTCGCGACGTGGCAGTTTTACCTGCTGGTCTTCCTGTTCGTGGGCTCCGCGCAGTCGGGGCTGCTGGTGATCGCCAACGCGAAGTCGTTCCTCAACGACGCGGCCGAAGGGGGGAGCTTCTTCGCACGCAACGGGTGGGTGCTCGTCACCTTCATCGGCGTGGTGAACGCCCTCGGGCGCGTCGGGACCGGACAATACTCGGACCGGGTCGGGCGGCTGAACGCGTACGCGCTCAACGGGGCCGTGTCCGCGGTGTGTCTGCTCGCGACCCCGTGGGTGATTGCGGAGAAGAACGTCGCGTTCCTGTTCGTGGTGATCGGGGTGATGGCGTGGCAGTACGGCGGCACCCTCGCGGTGCTCCCGGCGGTCACGGCCGATTACTACGGCGCGAAGAACCTGGGCCTGAATTACGGGTTGGTGTTCACGGGGTGGGGCATCGCGTTCTTCGTGCCGCAGCTCGCCAGCGCGATCAAGGACGCCACCGACCGCTGGGACGGGGCGTTCTACCTGTCGGCCGGGCTGCTGGTAGCGGCTGTACTGGTGAGCCGCATAATCCGTAAGCCGGTTTCGGTCGCGCCCGCGGCCTGA
- a CDS encoding DUF3307 domain-containing protein, which produces MLFALLFFLIASHALMDYSLQNDTMASCKCRQSTHQVAVYVPWYYWLTSHAMLHGVGVGVVFRWMGFDWNVVAAVAVAETAIHWVTDYGKCAKWYSLHADQAIHITCKLVWWALVAAEVVKPVGA; this is translated from the coding sequence ATGTTGTTCGCGCTGCTGTTCTTCCTGATCGCGTCGCACGCGCTCATGGACTACTCGTTGCAGAACGACACCATGGCTTCGTGCAAGTGTCGCCAGAGCACGCACCAGGTCGCGGTGTACGTGCCGTGGTACTACTGGCTCACCTCGCACGCGATGCTGCACGGGGTCGGGGTCGGGGTCGTGTTCCGGTGGATGGGGTTCGACTGGAACGTGGTCGCCGCGGTGGCCGTCGCCGAAACCGCGATCCACTGGGTCACCGACTACGGCAAGTGCGCGAAGTGGTACTCGCTCCACGCGGACCAGGCGATTCACATCACCTGCAAGCTCGTGTGGTGGGCGCTGGTGGCGGCCGAAGTCGTCAAGCCGGTCGGGGCGTAA